A portion of the Marinobacter alexandrii genome contains these proteins:
- a CDS encoding pitrilysin family protein — protein MRNILVLICLFATLGVFAQEKRIEFVEYDLDNGLHVILHQDNSTPIANVSVLYHVGSKNEPEGRTGFAHFFEHLMFEGSPNIPRGEFFKIIESAGGQLNANTSNDRTFYFETLPSHQLELGLYMESERMLHATIDSTGVATQKEVVKEEKRLRVDNQPYGSILQETFSRVFEGTAYEWTPIGSFDDIDAATDADFKDFFETFYVPNNATLSIAGDIDIERTKKLVAKYFAEIPKGTKSIPRPNVEMKKLGDVQAEVFDNIQLPAVIQAYQMAEQGSEDYYAMQMLTTLLSGGQSSRFQKEIVDNQQLAVAAGSFPFALEDAGVFISFGILNMGNTPEDLQAAMDKEIERVKNEPIDDKEFQKLRNQVENSFVSSNGTVRGIAESLADYHVYFGDASLINSEIDRFMAVTKEDLQRVAKKYLDPSNRVQLVYLPKSAQQKPEDEKLEDQ, from the coding sequence ATGCGAAACATACTAGTTTTAATCTGCCTGTTCGCGACACTTGGTGTATTTGCCCAGGAAAAGCGGATTGAATTTGTAGAGTATGATCTGGATAATGGATTACATGTGATTCTTCATCAAGACAATTCTACACCAATTGCTAACGTCTCTGTTCTCTATCATGTCGGTTCTAAAAACGAGCCAGAAGGTAGAACAGGCTTTGCCCATTTTTTTGAGCACTTAATGTTTGAAGGATCTCCCAACATACCTCGAGGAGAATTTTTCAAGATCATAGAAAGTGCAGGAGGTCAATTGAACGCGAATACTTCAAATGATAGAACATTCTATTTTGAGACCCTTCCGTCACATCAGTTGGAGTTAGGTCTTTACATGGAGTCGGAAAGAATGCTTCATGCAACAATTGATTCAACAGGTGTGGCGACACAAAAAGAGGTTGTGAAAGAGGAGAAAAGATTGAGAGTAGATAATCAACCATATGGCTCTATACTGCAAGAGACATTTTCAAGAGTATTTGAAGGTACTGCGTATGAGTGGACTCCAATTGGGTCTTTCGATGACATTGATGCTGCTACTGATGCTGATTTTAAAGATTTCTTTGAAACATTCTATGTGCCAAACAATGCAACACTTTCAATAGCGGGAGATATTGACATAGAACGAACTAAGAAGTTGGTAGCAAAGTACTTTGCTGAAATTCCTAAGGGGACTAAAAGTATCCCACGTCCAAATGTGGAAATGAAAAAGCTTGGTGATGTTCAGGCTGAAGTATTTGATAACATTCAATTGCCAGCTGTTATTCAGGCTTATCAAATGGCTGAGCAAGGATCAGAAGATTACTATGCGATGCAGATGTTAACAACATTACTTTCAGGTGGCCAGAGTTCTAGATTTCAAAAGGAGATTGTTGACAACCAGCAGCTAGCAGTTGCAGCTGGATCATTCCCATTTGCTTTAGAAGATGCAGGTGTATTTATTTCATTTGGTATCTTAAATATGGGGAACACTCCAGAAGATCTTCAGGCTGCAATGGATAAAGAAATTGAAAGGGTAAAAAATGAACCAATAGATGATAAGGAATTCCAGAAACTTAGAAATCAGGTTGAAAATTCATTCGTGTCTTCAAACGGTACCGTAAGAGGCATAGCCGAAAGCTTAGCAGATTATCATGTGTATTTTGGAGATGCAAGCCTTATCAATAGTGAAATTGATCGGTTTATGGCTGTAACCAAAGAAGATCTGCAAAGAGTGGCAAAAAAATACCTTGATCCTAGCAATAGAGTTCAACTGGTGTATCTACCTAAGTCTGCTCAGCAGAAGCCAGAGGATGAGAAGTTGGAAGATCAATAA